A single region of the Thioalkalivibrio nitratireducens DSM 14787 genome encodes:
- a CDS encoding DUF4126 domain-containing protein, with product MDGIGDLGTLSALLAGISLSAAAGLRVFLPVLALGLASRFGVLELGEPFAWLASDPVLLVAGIAALLEIGGYYIPLADNLLDTLATPAAIGGGTVIVASLLPEMNNLLQWGSAALLGGGAAGIVQGTTVAARSASTASTGGLGNPLIATSETGGSLIAIMLALLIPVVFGVLVIAALVWLAVRLVRVLRRRRARKAMHAGR from the coding sequence ATGGACGGCATCGGTGACCTGGGCACCCTTTCCGCGCTGCTGGCGGGGATCAGCCTGAGCGCTGCGGCCGGCCTGCGGGTATTCCTGCCCGTGCTGGCACTGGGCCTGGCCTCGCGCTTCGGGGTGCTGGAACTCGGCGAGCCGTTCGCGTGGCTGGCCTCCGACCCGGTGCTGCTGGTGGCCGGGATCGCGGCATTGCTGGAGATCGGCGGGTATTACATCCCGCTGGCCGACAACCTGCTCGACACCCTGGCCACCCCGGCCGCGATCGGCGGCGGCACGGTCATCGTGGCATCCCTGCTGCCCGAGATGAACAACTTGCTGCAATGGGGCTCGGCTGCACTGCTCGGCGGCGGGGCCGCAGGCATCGTGCAGGGCACGACCGTCGCGGCGCGCAGCGCATCCACGGCATCCACCGGCGGCCTCGGCAATCCCCTGATCGCAACGTCGGAGACCGGCGGCAGCCTGATCGCGATCATGCTGGCGCTGCTGATCCCGGTGGTCTTCGGCGTGCTGGTGATCGCGGCCCTGGTCTGGCTGGCGGTTCGGCTGGTCCGGGTGCTACGCCGGCGCCGGGCGCGCAAGGCCATGCACGCAGGGCGATGA
- the sufU gene encoding Fe-S cluster assembly sulfur transfer protein SufU has translation MSDLDDLYQELILDHKRHPRNFREMPDATRAVDGHNPLCGDQLRLFVKLADGRVEDVSFVGVGCAISMASASMLTEAVKGRTVDEARDLFEHVHELLTGDHAPVDPAELGSLGALAGVHEYPMRVKCATLSWHTLNTALTGDEDSVTTEQ, from the coding sequence ATGAGCGACCTCGACGATCTCTACCAGGAGTTGATCCTGGACCACAAGCGGCATCCGCGGAATTTCCGCGAGATGCCCGACGCCACCCGCGCAGTGGACGGCCACAACCCGCTCTGCGGCGACCAGTTGCGGCTGTTCGTGAAGCTCGCGGACGGCCGCGTCGAGGACGTCAGTTTCGTCGGCGTCGGCTGCGCGATCTCGATGGCCTCGGCGTCCATGCTGACCGAGGCGGTCAAAGGTCGGACGGTAGACGAGGCCCGTGACCTGTTCGAACACGTGCACGAACTGCTGACCGGCGACCATGCGCCGGTCGATCCCGCGGAACTGGGCAGCCTCGGCGCGCTGGCCGGCGTGCACGAATACCCGATGCGGGTCAAGTGCGCGACGCTTTCCTGGCACACGCTGAACACCGCGCTGACGGGCGACGAGGATTCGGTGACCACCGAGCAATAA
- a CDS encoding HAD family hydrolase, translating to MQPLAALVFDVDGTLADTERDGHRVAFNRAFDEAGLGWHWDVARYGRLLRVTGGKERIRQYLSEDWPDRLREPGIDERIRALHAAKTRHYVAMLETGAIPLRPGVRRLLEEARAGGLRLAIATTTTPENVTALLKATLGGDGIGWFEVIAAGDVVPAKKPAPDIFHRALQALDLPPAACLAFEDSDNGVRAARGAGLPVIVTTNEYTRDQDFTGALVVLDGFGEPGAPATVLAGAAPVSPYVDVPSLLHWHRMAQGSA from the coding sequence ATGCAACCGCTGGCAGCACTGGTTTTCGATGTCGATGGGACTCTGGCGGACACCGAGCGCGATGGCCACCGCGTCGCGTTCAATCGCGCCTTCGACGAGGCTGGGCTCGGCTGGCACTGGGACGTGGCCCGATACGGCCGGCTGCTGCGCGTGACCGGGGGCAAGGAACGCATCCGGCAGTACCTGTCCGAGGACTGGCCCGATCGGTTGCGCGAGCCCGGGATCGACGAGCGCATTCGCGCGCTGCACGCGGCGAAGACGCGGCACTATGTGGCGATGCTCGAGACCGGCGCGATCCCGCTGCGGCCGGGGGTTCGGCGGCTCCTCGAAGAGGCCCGCGCCGGCGGTCTGCGGCTCGCGATCGCGACCACCACGACGCCGGAGAACGTGACCGCGCTGCTGAAGGCCACGCTCGGCGGGGACGGTATCGGGTGGTTCGAGGTGATCGCGGCTGGCGATGTGGTGCCAGCCAAGAAGCCCGCGCCCGATATCTTTCATCGGGCACTGCAGGCGTTGGATCTCCCGCCCGCGGCCTGTCTGGCGTTCGAGGACTCCGACAACGGCGTGCGTGCGGCGCGGGGTGCCGGGCTGCCGGTGATCGTGACCACCAACGAGTATACGCGGGACCAGGATTTTACCGGTGCGCTGGTGGTCCTCGACGGCTTCGGGGAGCCCGGTGCGCCGGCCACGGTGCTGGCGGGCGCAGCCCCGGTATCGCCCTACGTGGACGTGCCGAGCCTGCTGCATTGGCATCGGATGGCACAGGGCAGTGCGTGA
- a CDS encoding carboxymuconolactone decarboxylase family protein: MNHADFPLHNRDSAPDAAAAFDRAEAIFGMVPNLTRKMATSPALAQAYLDLTGLFEGCSLSAQQRGVVLLTVSRFHGCDYCMAAHSMTGRMTGLPDAEVDALREDRPLRDPRLEALRRFVHAMLEGRGWVDAADLAAFRHAGFGEQQVLDVILGIGLKTLSNYTNHIAGTPVDTAFEHERWAAPGVAARRT, encoded by the coding sequence ATGAACCACGCCGATTTCCCGCTGCACAACCGCGACAGTGCCCCCGATGCCGCCGCCGCATTCGACCGCGCCGAGGCTATCTTCGGCATGGTCCCGAATCTCACGCGCAAGATGGCAACCTCGCCCGCCCTCGCGCAGGCGTACCTGGATCTGACCGGCCTGTTCGAGGGATGTTCGCTGTCTGCGCAGCAGCGCGGCGTCGTCCTGTTGACGGTGAGCCGCTTTCACGGCTGCGACTACTGCATGGCGGCGCACAGCATGACCGGCCGCATGACCGGCCTGCCGGACGCGGAAGTCGACGCCCTGCGCGAGGATCGGCCGCTGCGGGATCCGCGGCTGGAAGCGTTGCGGCGGTTCGTACACGCGATGCTGGAAGGACGCGGCTGGGTCGATGCGGCCGATCTGGCGGCATTCCGCCACGCCGGGTTCGGCGAGCAGCAGGTACTGGACGTGATCCTGGGGATCGGTCTCAAGACGCTCTCCAACTACACCAACCACATCGCCGGCACCCCGGTCGACACGGCCTTCGAGCACGAGCGTTGGGCCGCGCCGGGAGTGGCGGCCAGGCGGACCTGA
- the xseA gene encoding exodeoxyribonuclease VII large subunit, with protein MTIERSVLSVSQLNQQADRLLRTGLGSVWVEGEVSNLRRYASGHQYFSLKDAQASVSCTLFRGNARNASPFADGDRVVVFGRAGVYAARGQFQLVVERLESTGEGRLLLEFQRLKARLLAEGLFAPERKRALPRWVHRLGVITSPQGDVQHDIARTLARRFPLLLPFRLYPVAVQGAGAAPQMVQALEQAGHEGAVDVLILARGGGSLEDLWAFNEEAVARAIADCPIPVVTGIGHETDATIADYVADLSASTPTAAAEAVSPDARVLHRQLAETAARLERTLADRIRDRRRMLESLDARLQRAHPGRRVEQHLQRVDELQQRLQRSIHRVFDTRRGRLRQLLLALRVHNPAHRILVHRGRLEQLRHRLFQARPSRLLQTQQARLDGLRDRLAREIRHQLERETTRLEAAHGRLRALDPDAVLERGYSILLTHDQQVVRRAEPSLQGASLHARLASGRLDLHVEAVHPAGSRSGKPGSGT; from the coding sequence ATGACAATTGAACGCAGTGTCCTTTCCGTGAGCCAGCTGAACCAGCAGGCAGACCGCCTGCTGCGCACCGGACTAGGCTCGGTCTGGGTCGAGGGTGAGGTATCGAACCTGCGTCGCTACGCTTCCGGACACCAGTATTTCTCGCTGAAGGACGCGCAGGCGAGCGTCAGCTGCACATTGTTCCGCGGCAACGCCCGCAATGCCTCACCCTTCGCCGACGGTGACCGGGTGGTGGTGTTCGGGCGTGCGGGCGTGTACGCCGCCCGCGGCCAGTTCCAGCTGGTCGTCGAACGCCTGGAGAGCACCGGCGAGGGGCGCTTGCTGCTGGAGTTCCAGCGGCTGAAGGCACGCCTCCTCGCCGAGGGGCTTTTCGCACCCGAACGCAAGCGCGCGCTGCCCCGCTGGGTGCACCGGCTGGGGGTGATCACCTCGCCGCAGGGTGACGTACAGCACGACATCGCACGCACCCTGGCGCGGCGCTTCCCCCTGTTGCTGCCGTTCCGGCTCTACCCGGTCGCGGTACAGGGTGCGGGCGCCGCGCCGCAGATGGTACAGGCGCTGGAACAGGCGGGCCACGAAGGCGCGGTCGACGTGCTGATCCTCGCCCGCGGCGGCGGGTCGCTGGAAGACCTGTGGGCCTTCAACGAGGAAGCCGTCGCCCGCGCGATCGCTGACTGCCCGATCCCGGTAGTCACCGGAATCGGGCACGAGACCGATGCCACGATCGCCGACTACGTAGCCGACCTGAGCGCCTCGACTCCGACCGCAGCGGCAGAGGCCGTGAGCCCCGACGCGAGAGTGCTGCACCGCCAGCTCGCCGAGACAGCCGCCCGCCTGGAACGAACCCTGGCCGATCGCATCCGCGATCGGCGGCGGATGCTGGAGTCGCTCGACGCACGCCTGCAACGCGCCCACCCGGGCCGGCGCGTGGAGCAGCACCTGCAGCGCGTCGACGAACTGCAGCAGCGCCTGCAACGCTCGATCCACCGAGTGTTCGACACCCGGCGGGGACGGCTGCGACAGCTGCTCCTCGCGTTGCGGGTGCACAACCCGGCACACCGGATCCTGGTGCACCGGGGCCGACTGGAGCAGCTGCGCCACCGGCTGTTCCAGGCCCGCCCGAGCCGCCTCCTGCAGACGCAGCAGGCCCGGCTCGACGGTCTCCGCGATCGGTTGGCACGGGAGATTCGGCACCAGCTGGAGCGTGAGACGACCCGGCTCGAAGCCGCCCACGGTCGGCTGCGGGCCCTGGATCCGGATGCGGTCCTGGAGCGGGGTTACAGCATTCTGCTGACCCACGACCAGCAGGTCGTACGCAGGGCCGAGCCGTCCCTGCAGGGCGCCTCCCTGCACGCCCGCCTCGCGTCGGGTCGACTCGACCTGCACGTGGAGGCGGTGCACCCAGCCGGCAGCCGCTCAGGCAAGCCCGGCTCGGGGACGTAA
- the guaB gene encoding IMP dehydrogenase, which yields MRLSAEALTFDDVLLLPGHSTVMPRDVDLSTQLTRDIPLNMPLLSAAMDTVTEARLAIAMAQEGGVGIVHKNLSPERQAAQVLRVKKFEAGVISDPITVGPRTSIGEVMALTQAHHISGVPVVDGTDLVGIVTARDLRFETRMDAPVSEIMTPKDRLVTVPEGADREQIMALLHRHRIEKVLVVNDRFELRGMITVKDIQKSSEHPTACKDERGRLRVGAAVGVGAGTDERVAALVAAGVDVVVVDTAHGHSQGVLDRVRWIKQHYPDVQVIGGNIATGEAARDLVDAGVDAVKVGIGPGSICTTRIVAGVGVPQITAVSNVAAALEGTGVPLIADGGVRFSGDLAKAIAAGAHSVMLGSLFAGTEEAPGEVELYQGRSYKSYRGMGSLGAMQQGSSDRYFQETTSTPDKFVPEGIEGRVPYKGPLTAIIHQLTGGLRSSMGYVGARTIDEMRTKPQFVRVTAAGMHESHVHDVAITKEAPNYRRE from the coding sequence ATGCGACTGAGCGCTGAAGCCCTTACCTTCGACGACGTGCTCCTGTTGCCCGGGCACTCCACGGTGATGCCCCGGGACGTCGACCTCTCGACGCAGCTGACTCGCGACATCCCCCTGAACATGCCGCTGCTGTCGGCGGCGATGGATACCGTGACCGAGGCGCGGCTGGCGATCGCGATGGCGCAGGAGGGCGGCGTCGGAATCGTGCACAAGAACCTCAGCCCCGAGCGTCAGGCCGCCCAGGTATTGCGGGTCAAGAAGTTCGAGGCCGGAGTGATCAGTGATCCGATCACCGTCGGGCCACGCACCAGCATCGGTGAAGTGATGGCGCTGACTCAGGCCCACCACATCTCGGGGGTGCCCGTGGTGGACGGGACCGACCTGGTCGGCATCGTGACCGCGCGCGATCTGCGTTTCGAAACCCGGATGGATGCGCCGGTCTCCGAGATCATGACGCCCAAGGATCGGCTGGTCACGGTTCCCGAGGGCGCGGACCGCGAGCAGATCATGGCGCTGCTGCACCGGCACCGGATCGAGAAGGTGCTGGTCGTCAACGACCGTTTCGAACTGCGCGGCATGATCACCGTGAAGGACATCCAGAAATCGTCCGAGCACCCTACCGCCTGCAAGGACGAGCGGGGCCGTCTGCGGGTCGGGGCCGCGGTGGGCGTCGGTGCGGGCACCGACGAGCGCGTGGCGGCGCTGGTGGCCGCCGGTGTCGACGTCGTCGTGGTCGACACCGCGCACGGCCACTCCCAGGGCGTGCTGGATCGCGTACGCTGGATCAAGCAGCACTACCCGGACGTGCAGGTGATCGGCGGCAATATCGCCACCGGCGAGGCCGCGCGGGACCTGGTCGATGCAGGGGTCGATGCGGTGAAGGTCGGGATTGGCCCGGGGTCGATCTGCACGACCCGGATCGTTGCAGGGGTCGGGGTGCCGCAGATCACTGCGGTGTCGAATGTGGCGGCGGCGCTGGAAGGCACCGGGGTTCCGCTGATCGCAGACGGCGGGGTGCGCTTCTCCGGTGATCTCGCGAAGGCGATTGCGGCTGGTGCGCACAGCGTGATGCTCGGTTCCCTGTTCGCCGGTACCGAGGAAGCGCCGGGCGAAGTCGAATTGTACCAGGGGCGTTCGTACAAGTCGTACCGCGGCATGGGCTCTCTGGGAGCGATGCAGCAGGGGTCGTCCGACCGATACTTCCAGGAGACGACCAGTACCCCCGACAAGTTCGTGCCGGAGGGGATCGAAGGCCGGGTGCCCTACAAGGGCCCGTTGACCGCGATCATTCACCAGTTGACAGGGGGGCTGCGTTCGTCGATGGGCTATGTCGGGGCGCGCACGATCGACGAGATGCGCACGAAGCCGCAGTTCGTGCGCGTGACCGCTGCCGGGATGCACGAGAGCCACGTGCACGACGTTGCGATCACCAAGGAAGCGCCGAACTACCGCCGCGAGTGA
- a CDS encoding cysteine desulfurase, with protein MNAAMPPPMPEAWDVAAVRRDFPILEQQVHGHPLAYLDNAATTQKPQAVLDALDRYYRHDNANVHRGVHALAERATVAFEAARESARRFLNARTTREIVFVRGTTEAINLVASSFGGGFAEGDEVILSAMEHHANIVPWQLLRERTGIVLRVLPITAAGELDLDALPGLFSRRTRLLSMVHVSNALGTINPVRELVAAARERGVPVLLDGAQAVPHLRVDVQALDCDFYAFSGHKAFGPTGIGVLYGRERLLEAMPPYQGGGEMIRTVSFEKTTYAGLPHRYEAGTPDIAGAIGLGQAIEYLEALDWDAATAYEQWLLAYATECLMQVPGLRIIGQARDKVAVISFVMDGVHPHDMGTILDRCGLAVRAGHHCAMPVMTWYGVPATSRASMAFYNTPEEIDRLAAALHYAREMLA; from the coding sequence ATGAACGCAGCCATGCCGCCCCCGATGCCGGAAGCCTGGGACGTGGCCGCTGTGCGCAGGGATTTCCCGATCCTCGAACAACAAGTGCATGGCCACCCGCTGGCCTACCTCGACAACGCCGCCACGACCCAGAAGCCGCAGGCGGTGCTCGACGCGCTGGACCGCTACTATCGCCACGACAATGCGAACGTGCACCGCGGTGTGCACGCGCTGGCCGAGCGTGCCACTGTTGCGTTCGAGGCCGCGCGGGAGTCCGCGCGGCGTTTCCTGAACGCGCGTACCACCCGCGAAATCGTTTTCGTGCGCGGGACCACCGAGGCGATCAACCTGGTCGCTTCCAGCTTCGGCGGTGGGTTCGCTGAAGGTGACGAGGTGATCCTGAGCGCGATGGAACACCATGCGAACATCGTGCCCTGGCAGCTGCTGCGCGAACGGACCGGTATCGTGCTGCGGGTGCTGCCGATCACCGCGGCAGGGGAACTGGACTTGGACGCGCTTCCAGGCCTGTTCAGTCGCCGTACCCGGCTGTTGTCGATGGTCCATGTCTCCAACGCGCTCGGGACGATCAACCCGGTGCGGGAACTTGTCGCCGCGGCGCGGGAGCGGGGCGTGCCGGTGTTGCTCGACGGGGCCCAGGCGGTGCCGCACCTGCGGGTGGACGTGCAGGCGCTGGACTGCGACTTCTACGCATTCTCCGGGCACAAGGCGTTCGGGCCTACCGGCATCGGCGTGCTCTACGGCCGGGAACGTCTGCTCGAGGCGATGCCGCCGTACCAGGGCGGCGGCGAGATGATCCGGACCGTAAGCTTCGAAAAGACCACCTATGCAGGTCTGCCGCACCGCTACGAGGCAGGGACACCGGATATCGCCGGGGCCATCGGCCTGGGACAAGCGATCGAATACCTGGAAGCGCTGGATTGGGACGCCGCAACGGCCTACGAACAGTGGCTGCTGGCGTACGCGACAGAATGCCTGATGCAGGTGCCCGGCCTGCGCATCATTGGGCAGGCGCGGGACAAAGTCGCGGTGATCTCCTTCGTGATGGACGGCGTGCACCCGCACGACATGGGCACGATCCTGGATCGCTGCGGCCTCGCGGTGCGGGCCGGCCACCACTGCGCGATGCCGGTGATGACCTGGTATGGGGTGCCCGCGACCTCCCGGGCCTCGATGGCGTTCTACAACACGCCGGAGGAGATCGACCGGCTCGCGGCGGCGCTGCACTATGCACGGGAGATGTTGGCATGA
- the gluQRS gene encoding tRNA glutamyl-Q(34) synthetase GluQRS — protein MSAYVGRFAPTPSGPLHLGSLAAAVVSWLDARSQQGRWHLRIDDIDRPRVAAGASDAILRALDCHDLGWDGPVSHQSRHGSDYQDAAERLRDAGHLFPCACSRQQVLEAGRSGWEGPIYPGTCRRGLPPSRQHRSLRLQVTQRHWTIEDRALGPVSFDLQALGGDFVVRRADGLFAYQLATVVDDLALGVTDVVRGIDLLGSVPRQMHLYRALEQSPPRYLHHPVVVARDRCKLAKSHGAAPIRCRDAVSTLARILSAIGIPDLEPEMTGGGTGAVTSLLEHALGHWHPARLPVQPIAAATLEPGG, from the coding sequence GTGAGCGCCTACGTCGGCCGCTTCGCGCCAACCCCTTCGGGGCCCCTGCACCTGGGCTCGCTGGCGGCCGCAGTGGTCTCCTGGCTCGACGCCCGCAGCCAGCAGGGCCGCTGGCACCTACGCATCGACGACATCGACCGGCCGCGGGTCGCCGCAGGCGCGAGTGACGCGATCCTCCGCGCACTCGACTGCCACGACCTGGGCTGGGACGGCCCAGTGAGCCATCAGAGCCGCCACGGCTCCGACTACCAGGATGCGGCAGAGCGGCTGCGTGACGCCGGCCACCTGTTTCCCTGCGCCTGCTCGCGCCAGCAGGTGCTCGAGGCGGGCAGAAGCGGCTGGGAAGGACCGATCTACCCGGGCACCTGCCGCCGCGGGCTGCCGCCGTCTCGGCAGCACCGGTCGCTGCGGCTGCAGGTCACGCAGCGACACTGGACGATCGAAGACCGCGCCCTGGGCCCGGTTTCCTTCGACCTTCAGGCACTCGGTGGCGATTTCGTGGTCCGTCGGGCCGACGGGCTGTTCGCGTACCAGCTCGCAACGGTCGTCGATGATCTGGCGCTGGGCGTGACCGACGTGGTGCGGGGGATCGACCTGCTGGGATCGGTGCCGCGCCAGATGCACCTGTATCGGGCGCTGGAACAATCCCCACCGCGCTACCTCCACCACCCGGTGGTGGTCGCGCGCGACCGTTGCAAACTCGCCAAGTCTCATGGCGCAGCGCCGATACGCTGCCGCGACGCGGTGTCGACGCTGGCCCGCATCCTGAGCGCGATCGGCATCCCGGACCTGGAACCCGAGATGACCGGCGGCGGTACCGGCGCGGTGACGAGCCTGCTGGAGCATGCACTGGGGCACTGGCATCCCGCACGGCTTCCCGTGCAACCTATCGCCGCGGCAACGCTGGAGCCCGGCGGCTAG
- a CDS encoding DUF1328 domain-containing protein yields MFSWALIFLIVAIIAGVLGLGGIAGTATNIAWILFIVGLVLVVVSLISGRGPRL; encoded by the coding sequence ATGTTTTCCTGGGCCCTGATCTTCCTGATCGTCGCGATCATTGCCGGTGTACTGGGGCTTGGCGGGATCGCCGGAACCGCGACTAACATCGCCTGGATCCTGTTCATCGTGGGCCTGGTGCTGGTAGTGGTGTCGCTGATCAGCGGAAGGGGGCCTCGCCTCTGA
- the dksA gene encoding RNA polymerase-binding protein DksA, which yields MAADQNQAKPSSKHMVASGIAAYEPEAGEEYMSKAQLAHFRELLLAWKQELMEEVERTVGHMKQDAANFADPADRATQEEEFGLELRARDRERKLCKKIDEALRNIDLGDYGYCEACGVEIGIRRLEARPTATLCIDCKTLAELKEKQMA from the coding sequence ATGGCCGCAGACCAGAATCAGGCGAAGCCCTCCTCCAAGCACATGGTGGCGAGTGGCATTGCTGCCTACGAGCCGGAAGCGGGCGAAGAATACATGAGCAAGGCCCAACTGGCACACTTCCGGGAACTGCTGCTGGCCTGGAAACAGGAACTGATGGAGGAGGTCGAACGCACCGTCGGTCACATGAAACAGGATGCGGCCAACTTCGCCGATCCTGCAGACCGAGCGACCCAGGAAGAGGAGTTCGGGCTGGAGCTGCGCGCCCGCGACCGCGAGCGCAAGCTGTGCAAGAAGATCGACGAAGCCCTGCGCAACATCGACCTCGGCGATTACGGATACTGCGAAGCCTGCGGAGTCGAGATCGGCATCCGGCGGCTCGAGGCGCGCCCCACCGCAACGCTTTGCATCGACTGCAAGACGCTGGCCGAGCTCAAGGAGAAGCAGATGGCGTGA
- the guaA gene encoding glutamine-hydrolyzing GMP synthase, whose product MTQDVHAHRILVLDFGSQYTQLIARRVREAGVYSEIHPWDMKREAIRAFAPSGIILSGGPESVHTEAPPVADPLVFELGVPVLGICYGMQTMAAQLGGKVEPSTYREFGFAQVRARGHTRLLTDIEDHTTPEGFGLLDVWMSHGDRVAELPPGFKLMCSTDSAPIAGMADEKRGFYGLQFHPEVTHTRQGKRILSRFIHEICGCEDLWTPGNIIDDMMARVREQVGSDHVILGLSGGVDSSVVGALLHKAIGDQLTCVFVDTGLLRLHEGDQVMATFARHMGVKVIRVDAEQRFLKALEGVADPEHKRKIIGGHFIEVFDEEAGKITDARWLAQGTIYPDVIESAGSKTGKAQVIKSHHNVGGLPEQMKMGLVEPLRELFKDEVRKIGVELGLPTEMVYRHPFPGPGLGVRILGEVKKEYADLLRRADDIFIDELRRADLYDQVSQAFAVFLPVRSVGVMGDGRRYDYVVALRAVETIDFMTARWAHLPYEFLDLVSRRIINEIDGISRVTYDISGKPPATIEWE is encoded by the coding sequence ATGACCCAGGACGTACATGCGCACCGGATCCTGGTGCTGGACTTCGGTTCGCAGTACACGCAATTGATCGCGCGGCGGGTGCGCGAGGCCGGCGTGTATTCCGAGATCCACCCCTGGGACATGAAACGAGAGGCGATTCGCGCGTTTGCCCCGAGCGGCATCATCCTGTCGGGCGGTCCGGAGTCGGTGCACACCGAGGCCCCGCCCGTTGCCGACCCGCTGGTGTTCGAACTCGGCGTGCCGGTGCTCGGGATCTGCTATGGCATGCAGACGATGGCCGCACAGCTCGGGGGCAAGGTCGAGCCGTCGACTTACCGCGAGTTCGGGTTCGCGCAGGTCCGCGCCCGTGGCCACACCCGGTTGCTGACCGACATCGAGGATCACACCACGCCCGAGGGTTTCGGCTTGCTGGACGTCTGGATGTCGCACGGTGACCGGGTCGCCGAGCTGCCGCCCGGTTTCAAGCTGATGTGCTCGACCGACTCCGCGCCGATCGCCGGCATGGCCGACGAGAAACGTGGCTTCTACGGTCTGCAGTTCCACCCCGAGGTGACGCACACGCGCCAGGGCAAGCGGATTCTGTCGCGGTTCATCCACGAGATCTGTGGCTGCGAGGATCTCTGGACACCGGGCAACATCATCGACGACATGATGGCCCGGGTGCGCGAACAGGTCGGTTCGGACCACGTGATCCTCGGGCTGTCCGGCGGCGTGGATTCCTCGGTGGTCGGTGCGCTGCTGCACAAGGCCATCGGCGACCAGTTGACCTGCGTGTTCGTCGATACCGGCCTGCTGCGCTTGCACGAGGGCGATCAGGTGATGGCCACCTTCGCCCGGCACATGGGCGTGAAGGTGATCCGGGTCGACGCCGAGCAACGTTTCCTGAAGGCGCTGGAAGGGGTGGCCGATCCCGAGCACAAGCGCAAGATCATCGGCGGACATTTCATCGAGGTGTTCGACGAGGAGGCCGGGAAGATCACCGATGCCCGCTGGCTGGCGCAGGGCACGATCTATCCGGACGTGATCGAGTCTGCCGGGTCGAAAACCGGCAAGGCGCAGGTAATCAAGTCCCATCACAACGTCGGCGGGCTGCCCGAGCAGATGAAGATGGGCCTGGTCGAGCCGCTGCGCGAGCTGTTCAAGGACGAGGTGCGCAAGATCGGCGTGGAGCTCGGTCTGCCGACCGAGATGGTCTACCGTCATCCGTTTCCGGGCCCAGGGCTCGGCGTGCGCATCCTCGGCGAAGTGAAGAAGGAATACGCCGACCTGCTGCGCCGGGCCGACGACATCTTCATCGACGAACTGCGCCGGGCGGACCTGTACGACCAGGTGTCACAGGCCTTTGCGGTGTTCCTGCCGGTACGCTCGGTCGGGGTGATGGGCGACGGTCGCCGCTACGACTACGTGGTCGCGCTGCGTGCGGTCGAGACCATCGACTTCATGACCGCTCGCTGGGCGCACCTCCCCTACGAGTTCCTCGACCTCGTCTCCAGGCGTATCATCAACGAGATCGACGGCATCTCGCGTGTCACCTACGATATCTCCGGCAAGCCGCCCGCGACCATCGAGTGGGAATGA